In Paenibacillus ihbetae, the following are encoded in one genomic region:
- the minD gene encoding septum site-determining protein MinD, translating into MGEAIVVTSGKGGVGKTTTSANIGTALALLGKKVCLVDTDIGLRNLDVVMGLENRIIYDLCDVAEGRCRLNQALIKDKRFDDLYMLPAAQTKDKNAVSPDQVKDIVLELKKEFEYVIIDCPAGIEQGFKNAIAGADKAIVVTTPENAAVRDADRVIGLLESSHVESPKLIVNRIRPNMVKSGDMLEIEDVLQVLNIDLIGIVPDDEKVIKAANIGEPTVMNPDSQAAIAYRNIARRILGDTVPLMQIHQKQGMFTKFKKFFGMG; encoded by the coding sequence ATGGGAGAGGCAATCGTCGTAACTTCTGGTAAGGGCGGAGTCGGTAAAACGACGACATCGGCGAACATCGGCACAGCTTTGGCACTTTTGGGAAAAAAAGTGTGTTTGGTGGATACGGATATCGGTCTGCGCAATCTGGATGTCGTCATGGGCCTTGAGAACCGGATTATTTATGATTTATGCGACGTTGCAGAAGGGCGATGCCGGCTCAATCAGGCGCTGATCAAGGACAAGCGCTTTGACGATCTGTATATGCTGCCTGCAGCCCAGACGAAGGATAAGAACGCGGTTTCTCCGGATCAAGTGAAGGATATCGTTCTCGAACTCAAGAAAGAATTCGAATACGTTATCATCGATTGCCCTGCAGGGATTGAACAGGGCTTCAAGAATGCAATTGCCGGCGCCGATAAAGCCATTGTCGTTACGACGCCGGAGAACGCAGCGGTTCGGGACGCAGACCGGGTTATCGGGCTTCTGGAGAGCTCCCATGTGGAATCGCCGAAGCTGATCGTGAACCGGATCCGTCCGAACATGGTCAAGTCCGGCGACATGCTGGAGATCGAGGATGTGCTGCAGGTGCTGAACATCGATTTGATCGGTATCGTGCCTGATGACGAGAAGGTAATCAAGGCAGCCAATATTGGGGAGCCGACCGTCATGAATCCGGATTCCCAGGCAGCGATCGCCTATCGGAACATCGCACGCCGAATTCTTGGCGATACCGTGCCTCTGATGCAGATTCATCAGAAACAGGGCATGTTCACCAAGTTCAAGAAGTTTTTCGGAATGGGTTAA
- the radC gene encoding RadC family protein: MESPTLLLRDIPHDERPRERMMHYGASALSHAELLAILLRTGTRQESAVHIAQRLLKEAGGIRQLVDLSIEELTQIKGIGTAKAVQLKAGIELGRRLAASRHVEPVIIRNPHDAAELLSEQMRYLQKEHFVCLFLNTKNHVIAQETLSMGSLNASIVHPREVFRAAIKCSSASLVCAHNHPSGDPTPSPEDISLTSRLVEAGQIVGIDVLDHLIIGDGSFVSLKERGLM; this comes from the coding sequence ATGGAGTCGCCAACATTATTGCTGCGCGACATCCCCCATGACGAACGACCAAGAGAACGCATGATGCATTATGGGGCGAGCGCACTGAGCCATGCGGAGCTGCTGGCGATATTGCTTCGAACAGGAACCCGCCAGGAATCTGCCGTACATATAGCCCAGCGGCTGCTTAAGGAAGCCGGAGGAATCCGGCAGCTCGTGGACCTCAGCATCGAAGAACTTACGCAAATTAAAGGAATTGGAACCGCCAAGGCCGTTCAGCTGAAGGCTGGCATAGAGCTTGGACGGCGGTTGGCGGCATCCAGGCATGTGGAGCCTGTCATTATACGCAATCCGCATGATGCGGCGGAGCTGCTCAGTGAACAGATGCGTTATTTGCAGAAGGAGCATTTCGTCTGCTTGTTTCTAAATACGAAGAATCATGTCATTGCCCAGGAAACGTTATCGATGGGGAGCCTCAACGCTTCCATCGTCCATCCCCGCGAGGTGTTCAGAGCGGCTATCAAATGCAGCAGTGCGTCGCTGGTGTGCGCGCACAACCATCCAAGCGGAGATCCGACGCCCAGCCCGGAAGACATCTCCCTTACCTCCCGTCTTGTGGAGGCGGGACAGATTGTCGGGATCGACGTGCTGGATCATCTGATTATCGGGGACGGATCGTTCGTAAGTTTGAAGGAACGGGGCTTGATGTAA
- a CDS encoding rod shape-determining protein — MLGGFTKDLGIDLGTANTLVYVRGKGIVVREPSVVALRTDTKTIEAVGESAKKMIGRTPGNIRAIRPMKDGVIADFDTTATMIKYFIRQAQKQRSIFPRHPNVMVCVPSGITAVEQRAVEDATKQAGAREAYIIEEPFAAAIGADLPVWEPTGSMVVDIGGGTTEVAVISLGGIVTSRSVRVAGDEMDDSIISYIKRQYNLMIGERTAELLKMEVGSAMPLETVETMEIRGRDLVTGLPKTITITSDEISEALADTINAIVDAVKVTLEKCPPELAADIMDRGIVLTGGGALLRNLDKLLAEETGMPVIVAENPLDCVAIGTGKALENIHLFKSRSSSAVRSKR; from the coding sequence ATGTTGGGTGGTTTTACAAAAGATTTGGGAATCGATTTGGGGACGGCGAATACGCTGGTCTATGTCCGCGGTAAAGGAATTGTCGTCAGGGAGCCGTCCGTGGTTGCACTGCGTACAGATACAAAGACGATTGAGGCGGTCGGCGAGTCCGCGAAGAAGATGATCGGACGCACGCCGGGCAACATCCGTGCCATCCGTCCGATGAAGGACGGCGTCATCGCTGATTTTGATACGACGGCAACGATGATTAAGTATTTTATTCGCCAAGCGCAGAAGCAGCGCTCCATTTTCCCGCGCCATCCGAATGTGATGGTCTGTGTTCCTTCGGGCATTACGGCGGTTGAACAGCGTGCGGTAGAGGATGCGACCAAGCAAGCCGGTGCACGCGAGGCGTATATCATTGAGGAGCCGTTCGCGGCCGCGATCGGTGCGGACCTGCCTGTATGGGAGCCGACCGGCAGCATGGTAGTCGATATCGGCGGCGGTACCACCGAGGTTGCGGTTATCTCGCTGGGCGGCATCGTAACGAGCCGTTCGGTTCGCGTTGCCGGCGATGAGATGGATGATTCTATTATTTCCTATATCAAACGACAGTATAATCTGATGATCGGTGAGCGCACTGCCGAGCTGTTGAAGATGGAAGTCGGCTCCGCCATGCCGCTTGAAACGGTGGAAACGATGGAAATCCGCGGGCGCGACCTGGTAACCGGTCTGCCGAAGACCATTACGATTACGTCCGATGAGATTAGCGAGGCACTGGCTGACACGATCAACGCCATTGTGGATGCGGTGAAGGTTACGCTGGAGAAATGTCCTCCGGAGCTTGCAGCGGACATTATGGACCGCGGTATCGTCCTGACCGGCGGCGGCGCGCTGCTGCGCAACCTGGACAAGCTGCTTGCCGAAGAGACCGGCATGCCGGTGATCGTTGCCGAGAATCCGCTGGACTGCGTGGCGATCGGTACGGGCAAGGCGCTCGAAAACATCCACCTGTTCAAATCCCGGAGCAGCTCTGCCGTCCGTTCCAAACGGTAG
- the mreD gene encoding rod shape-determining protein MreD: MMARKQILILLLFVLFILQGTVFFWLTPSSLQLQIYPNFVLVAIFFVSIYYHRHTGLVLGLIFGMLHDIVYYGEMIGTYSFAMGVSAYLLGLVFKAPRAPLPMMMTIVILGSLLFDSTLFGIYKVFRLNPTSYNWSLLHHMLPNLLVHFAFALAIYVPVRKQLELIAKYQRRKTAS, translated from the coding sequence ATGATGGCGCGCAAGCAGATTCTCATCCTCCTGTTGTTCGTTTTGTTCATCCTGCAAGGCACGGTGTTCTTCTGGTTAACGCCGAGCTCGCTGCAGCTGCAGATCTATCCTAATTTTGTTCTGGTCGCCATATTTTTCGTCTCAATCTATTATCACCGCCATACCGGCCTTGTGCTCGGACTTATATTCGGTATGCTTCATGACATCGTATACTACGGCGAAATGATCGGCACTTATTCTTTTGCTATGGGCGTATCCGCATATTTGCTGGGACTTGTGTTCAAGGCGCCGCGGGCTCCGCTGCCGATGATGATGACGATCGTCATCTTGGGAAGCCTGCTGTTCGATAGCACGCTGTTTGGTATCTATAAGGTATTCCGGCTTAATCCGACCTCTTACAATTGGTCGCTGCTGCATCATATGCTGCCGAATCTCCTTGTTCACTTTGCCTTTGCTTTGGCGATCTATGTCCCGGTCCGCAAGCAGCTGGAGCTGATCGCGAAATATCAGCGGAGAAAGACTGCTTCCTAA
- a CDS encoding bifunctional folylpolyglutamate synthase/dihydrofolate synthase, producing MNLDQKVKSMGDHSGAAAAAPFQTYEEAVDWINGLVAFGIRPGMERIQQLMERLGHPERRLKFIHVAGTNGKGSTCAFLTKTLLQGGFSVGTYTSPYITKFTNRFQYNGEDIPEETLLALANRLQPLVEEIAQSGLGSPTMFEVSTALAILYYAEVCYPDVVVWETGLGGRLDVTNIVHPVISVITNIGMDHTDVLGDTIEEIAREKAGIIKPGVPVVSTVTQPEAIAILKETVERNRTTLYLAGEQFTYERLRSDEEGQTFHFQGPFRSMDIDISMQGEHQCSNAALSMMTLEVLRQYMAFIVEDDDLRQGFKQTFWAGRLELVQRSPRIVLDGAHNPEGAEALAKSLPQIYKYRKLNLMMGMLANKHHDSYLQHILPIVDTLILTEPDFRKKLDAKALGDIVEQVREQYAKRTLQIIIEPNWKNALEELKSRTEAEDLGVVSGTLYLIADVRSSLLGLSDSEKGW from the coding sequence ATGAATCTGGACCAGAAGGTGAAATCAATGGGGGATCATTCGGGAGCTGCCGCTGCAGCTCCATTCCAAACCTATGAGGAAGCGGTAGATTGGATCAACGGCTTAGTGGCATTCGGGATTCGTCCGGGCATGGAGCGGATCCAGCAGCTGATGGAACGGCTTGGTCATCCCGAGCGCCGCTTGAAATTTATCCATGTGGCCGGGACGAACGGCAAGGGGTCGACCTGCGCGTTTCTGACGAAGACGCTGCTCCAAGGCGGATTCTCCGTCGGAACGTATACCTCCCCTTATATCACGAAGTTTACAAACCGGTTCCAATATAACGGCGAAGACATTCCCGAGGAGACGCTGCTTGCGCTTGCCAACCGTTTGCAGCCGCTCGTTGAGGAAATCGCGCAATCAGGACTTGGCTCACCGACCATGTTCGAGGTGTCAACGGCGCTGGCCATCCTGTATTATGCCGAGGTGTGCTATCCCGACGTTGTGGTGTGGGAGACCGGGCTCGGCGGCCGGCTCGATGTGACCAACATCGTGCATCCGGTCATATCGGTGATCACGAATATCGGGATGGATCATACCGACGTTCTGGGGGACACCATTGAGGAGATCGCAAGGGAAAAGGCCGGCATCATCAAGCCCGGCGTACCGGTGGTAAGCACCGTCACGCAGCCGGAGGCCATAGCGATTCTGAAGGAGACGGTGGAGCGAAACCGGACGACGCTGTATCTGGCCGGCGAGCAATTCACCTACGAGCGTCTTCGCAGCGATGAAGAGGGCCAGACATTCCATTTCCAAGGACCGTTCCGGAGCATGGATATCGACATTTCGATGCAGGGAGAGCATCAATGCTCGAATGCCGCGCTGTCGATGATGACTTTGGAGGTCCTTCGGCAGTACATGGCTTTTATCGTGGAGGATGATGATCTGCGTCAAGGCTTTAAGCAAACGTTCTGGGCGGGAAGGCTGGAGCTCGTGCAGCGCTCGCCGCGGATCGTTCTCGACGGCGCGCACAATCCGGAAGGGGCGGAGGCGCTGGCGAAAAGCCTGCCGCAGATCTATAAATACCGGAAGCTGAACTTGATGATGGGAATGCTCGCGAATAAGCATCATGATTCGTATTTGCAGCATATACTGCCTATAGTGGATACGCTTATCCTGACTGAACCGGATTTCCGGAAGAAATTGGACGCCAAGGCGTTAGGGGACATCGTAGAGCAGGTGAGGGAGCAATATGCGAAACGTACACTGCAAATCATCATAGAACCAAATTGGAAAAACGCACTTGAAGAGTTGAAGTCACGGACGGAAGCGGAGGATCTTGGGGTGGTGTCGGGCACGTTGTACCTGATTGCCGACGTGCGTTCCAGCCTCCTGGGCCTTTCCGATTCTGAAAAAGGTTGGTGA
- the murC gene encoding UDP-N-acetylmuramate--L-alanine ligase: MNTSEHVHFIGIGGYGMSAIARVMLEMGYKVTGSDVASQELTEKLAAKGAKIYIGHTAEQVKGADLVVYSTALSKDNVERVEAEKLNIPVLHRAQMLARLLNERKGVAVAGAHGKTTTSSMIALVMEECGADPTFIIGGEIMNVGTNAKAGEGEHVVAEADESDGSFLQYHPWLGVVLNIEADHLENYDGDFNRLKAAYVQFLSQIKEDGTAVVCADDANIQAILPELRCNVTTYGIHSDADYTATQLVLGDRHVSFMMLHRGQELGTIELSVPGKHNVYNAMATVISCLKAGISFEAIARAIVKFNGAKRRFQVLGESNGILVIDDYAHHPTEIEATISAAKATGKRIIAVFQPQRYSRTFFLLDAFSRAFGDADEVIITDIYSPAGEKQIEGISSAKLVELIVQNSNPGARYLPTKEDVLGDLKDRVKDGDLVLTMGAGDIWKVGAALAESIKSK, translated from the coding sequence TTGAATACATCAGAACATGTACATTTCATCGGAATTGGCGGCTACGGGATGAGCGCCATTGCACGAGTTATGCTGGAGATGGGTTACAAAGTCACGGGTTCTGACGTGGCATCTCAGGAATTGACAGAAAAGCTGGCGGCCAAAGGCGCCAAAATATATATCGGACATACGGCGGAGCAGGTGAAGGGAGCGGATCTCGTTGTCTACTCGACCGCGTTGTCGAAGGATAATGTGGAGCGCGTCGAGGCGGAGAAGCTCAATATTCCTGTTCTTCACCGCGCCCAGATGCTGGCCCGCTTGCTGAATGAGCGCAAGGGTGTGGCTGTTGCGGGGGCGCACGGCAAAACGACTACTTCATCGATGATCGCCCTCGTCATGGAAGAGTGCGGAGCGGATCCGACTTTCATCATCGGCGGCGAAATCATGAACGTCGGCACGAATGCCAAAGCCGGAGAGGGCGAGCATGTCGTAGCGGAAGCGGACGAGAGCGACGGCTCATTCCTGCAATATCATCCATGGCTTGGGGTCGTGCTCAATATCGAAGCCGATCATCTTGAAAATTATGACGGCGACTTCAATCGTCTGAAAGCGGCCTATGTGCAGTTCCTCAGCCAGATCAAAGAGGACGGCACGGCGGTCGTATGTGCGGATGACGCGAACATCCAGGCGATCCTTCCGGAGCTGCGCTGCAATGTGACGACGTACGGCATTCATTCGGATGCCGATTATACGGCAACCCAGCTTGTGCTGGGCGATCGTCATGTCAGCTTCATGATGCTTCACCGTGGACAGGAGCTTGGTACGATCGAGTTGTCCGTGCCCGGCAAGCATAATGTTTATAATGCGATGGCTACGGTCATCAGCTGCCTGAAAGCCGGCATTTCCTTCGAAGCGATCGCAAGAGCGATCGTGAAGTTCAACGGAGCGAAGCGCCGGTTCCAGGTGCTCGGGGAATCGAACGGCATCCTGGTGATCGACGATTATGCGCATCATCCGACGGAGATTGAAGCTACCATCAGCGCCGCGAAAGCGACGGGCAAGCGAATTATTGCCGTCTTCCAGCCGCAGCGGTATTCAAGAACCTTCTTCCTCCTGGACGCGTTCAGCCGTGCCTTCGGAGACGCGGATGAGGTGATCATTACGGACATTTATTCCCCGGCCGGCGAGAAGCAAATTGAGGGCATCAGCTCGGCAAAGCTGGTTGAATTGATCGTGCAGAACAGCAATCCGGGAGCCCGCTATTTGCCGACGAAGGAAGATGTGCTGGGCGACTTGAAGGATCGGGTCAAGGACGGAGACCTTGTCCTGACGATGGGGGCCGGCGACATATGGAAGGTCGGCGCGGCACTCGCGGAATCCATTAAAAGCAAGTAG
- a CDS encoding DUF4321 domain-containing protein, giving the protein MKKNKGMLILFLLLGWLAGTWIAKALEPVKAVSFLTASTPIKWSPSADLDIIIYDINLELHFSLLSLLGIIAAIWLYRRL; this is encoded by the coding sequence ATGAAGAAAAATAAAGGAATGCTCATCTTATTTTTGCTGTTAGGGTGGCTTGCCGGCACATGGATCGCGAAGGCGCTTGAGCCGGTAAAGGCGGTGTCGTTTCTAACGGCGTCTACGCCCATCAAGTGGTCCCCTTCAGCCGACCTTGACATCATCATTTACGACATTAACCTTGAACTTCATTTCAGCCTGCTTAGTCTGCTGGGCATCATTGCAGCGATCTGGCTATACCGCAGGCTCTAA
- a CDS encoding SPOR domain-containing protein, with amino-acid sequence MNKARMTIRFDHDPPKPNHRNGSVVQEEPGANEHGPSNWNRQDDWNFNRPGMDDDDTPGNRDSYGFTSHSAFSADPKPEPLRVVHPEAETDQPDAQDDWRLRSSRNSSRRGRLAEERRRLQSANEQLAGNSERTDPYEDLPEVWDGGAIDSRTGNFSYDTPLQDPWDSGQQDDVFYEGSQGEDYSYYRTKRPTSFWKMSAAVSAAVITGLMFGYMVLTMFNGGAGGTSNGNMPAPGTGSETVIENETGTGDRTGTPAPSGQQPATVVQIPGSTFYMLQYGVFSTPERVEQAKSELLAAGIAAGADPNEENRVYAGISPDREQAKLLSNQLKAEGVELYVREISLPQTEPRVYSGEAKTLKDYFTVSGQLVSELSALSATLLSEQEGGGPVAAEAMKSVTNLHQQWIQSVKQLSEGLGPESLAVLPMMEQSMNGSVMALSEYIKNQSKGHLWEIQTGMMNYIMGQKKLLDGL; translated from the coding sequence ATGAACAAAGCGCGGATGACCATCCGTTTCGATCATGACCCTCCCAAACCGAATCATCGGAACGGCAGCGTTGTGCAGGAAGAGCCGGGCGCGAATGAACATGGGCCTTCCAATTGGAACAGGCAAGACGATTGGAATTTCAATAGGCCGGGAATGGATGATGACGATACGCCCGGAAACCGGGATTCGTACGGCTTCACCAGCCATTCGGCTTTCTCGGCCGATCCCAAACCGGAGCCTCTGCGGGTGGTTCATCCCGAGGCCGAGACGGATCAACCGGATGCGCAGGATGATTGGAGGCTGCGCAGCAGCCGGAACTCCTCGCGAAGAGGGCGGCTGGCCGAGGAGCGAAGGCGGCTTCAGTCTGCCAACGAGCAGCTTGCCGGCAATTCAGAGCGCACGGATCCGTATGAGGATCTTCCTGAGGTATGGGATGGCGGCGCGATTGACTCCCGCACGGGGAACTTCTCATACGACACCCCGCTGCAAGACCCGTGGGACAGCGGACAGCAGGACGACGTTTTTTATGAGGGATCTCAGGGAGAGGATTACAGCTATTACCGGACGAAGCGGCCGACGTCCTTCTGGAAGATGTCGGCTGCCGTCAGTGCCGCGGTCATCACCGGATTGATGTTTGGGTATATGGTCCTGACGATGTTTAACGGCGGTGCCGGCGGCACTAGCAATGGGAACATGCCTGCGCCAGGGACGGGCAGTGAGACGGTGATAGAAAACGAAACGGGGACGGGGGACCGCACGGGGACACCGGCACCTTCCGGGCAACAGCCTGCCACGGTCGTGCAAATTCCGGGCTCGACCTTCTATATGCTGCAATACGGTGTATTCAGCACGCCTGAGCGCGTGGAGCAGGCGAAGAGCGAGCTGCTTGCGGCAGGGATCGCGGCCGGCGCGGATCCGAATGAGGAAAACCGGGTCTATGCGGGCATATCCCCGGATCGGGAGCAGGCGAAGCTGCTGAGCAATCAGCTCAAGGCCGAAGGGGTCGAGCTGTACGTGCGGGAAATTTCCTTGCCGCAGACCGAGCCCCGGGTGTATTCCGGTGAAGCGAAGACGCTTAAGGACTATTTTACAGTCAGCGGTCAACTGGTCTCCGAGCTGAGTGCGCTGTCCGCTACTCTATTGAGCGAGCAGGAGGGAGGAGGTCCCGTAGCCGCGGAAGCGATGAAGAGCGTGACAAACCTCCATCAGCAGTGGATCCAATCCGTCAAACAGCTGTCCGAAGGACTGGGACCGGAGTCTCTGGCTGTGCTTCCGATGATGGAGCAATCCATGAACGGATCGGTCATGGCGCTCTCCGAATATATCAAAAATCAATCCAAGGGGCATTTGTGGGAGATTCAAACAGGCATGATGAACTATATCATGGGCCAGAAGAAGCTCCTGGACGGCCTATAA
- a CDS encoding Maf family protein, with protein sequence MKEKRNRRIILASTSPRRRELIASLRIPFEIVPSEANEDTPAKWSPDRIVESLALRKAEAVHRKLNTDQGGGIIVGSDTVVVLEDLVLGKPVDHDDAVRMLTMLQGRAHRVFTGVACIDLASGAIKVSHRETKVSMKRLSPDAVEAYVRSGEPMDKAGAYAIQGLGATLVEGIEGDYFNVVGLPLSLLSDMLSEMGMDVLTES encoded by the coding sequence TTGAAAGAGAAGAGAAATCGCCGTATAATACTGGCTTCGACCTCTCCTCGGCGCCGGGAGCTGATCGCCTCCCTTCGAATTCCATTCGAGATCGTGCCGAGTGAAGCGAATGAGGATACGCCTGCAAAATGGTCCCCGGACCGGATTGTAGAATCGCTGGCTCTGCGTAAGGCGGAGGCGGTTCACCGCAAGCTGAATACGGACCAGGGCGGCGGGATTATCGTCGGAAGCGACACGGTTGTTGTACTGGAGGATCTCGTGCTGGGGAAACCGGTGGATCATGACGATGCGGTGCGAATGCTGACCATGCTGCAGGGACGCGCCCACCGGGTATTTACGGGAGTTGCTTGCATCGATCTGGCATCGGGCGCGATCAAGGTGTCTCACCGGGAAACCAAAGTGAGCATGAAACGCTTGAGTCCGGATGCGGTTGAAGCTTATGTAAGGAGCGGCGAGCCGATGGACAAGGCCGGTGCGTATGCGATTCAGGGCCTTGGCGCGACGCTTGTCGAAGGAATTGAAGGCGACTATTTTAATGTCGTCGGCCTTCCGCTTTCTCTGCTGTCGGACATGCTGTCTGAGATGGGGATGGATGTACTAACCGAATCGTAG
- the mreC gene encoding rod shape-determining protein MreC: protein MLQLFKLLGNKRLFIMLIGLVAFIAIMGFTLGPRASLSWPEKFVKDTVGFVQSVFYKPAAYIAGFFEDVRNMKAIYEENEELRRAVAQYSRESANYNTMKAKYERLRDNLRFTQNQKNRDKYDYRTAEVISVNSDPNNRTLVVNLGERDGIRPNMSVTTVDGMVGIVSNVSNFTSTVKLLTTMDAQDPNPQPISVTAIGKEDKTFGIVETYDEKTNTLLMTRIAEDDPIKEGDKIISSGAGGVIPPGLIIGTVDSVQISQFGQSKTATITPAAKFEDWRYVIIVVTPEEPK from the coding sequence GTGTTGCAACTGTTTAAGCTGCTAGGCAACAAGCGCTTGTTCATCATGCTCATCGGACTCGTGGCGTTTATCGCGATCATGGGATTTACGCTCGGTCCGAGAGCTTCTTTATCTTGGCCTGAGAAATTCGTCAAAGATACGGTCGGTTTTGTGCAAAGTGTGTTTTACAAGCCCGCTGCCTATATAGCGGGTTTCTTTGAAGACGTGCGGAATATGAAGGCAATCTATGAGGAGAACGAAGAGCTTCGCCGGGCGGTTGCGCAATATTCGCGAGAGAGCGCTAACTACAATACGATGAAAGCCAAGTACGAGAGGCTTCGGGATAATCTCCGATTTACGCAAAACCAGAAAAACCGGGATAAATACGATTACCGTACGGCAGAGGTGATCAGCGTCAATTCGGATCCGAACAACCGGACGCTTGTCGTCAATTTGGGCGAGCGCGACGGCATCCGGCCGAACATGTCGGTCACCACGGTTGACGGCATGGTCGGCATCGTAAGCAACGTGAGCAATTTCACCTCCACGGTGAAGCTGCTGACAACGATGGATGCCCAGGATCCGAATCCGCAGCCGATCTCGGTTACGGCGATCGGCAAGGAGGACAAAACCTTCGGCATTGTGGAGACCTATGACGAGAAGACCAATACGCTCCTGATGACGCGGATAGCGGAGGATGACCCGATTAAAGAGGGAGACAAGATCATATCGTCCGGCGCGGGCGGAGTTATTCCGCCTGGCCTGATCATCGGAACCGTGGATAGCGTCCAGATAAGCCAATTCGGGCAGAGCAAAACCGCGACGATCACCCCTGCCGCCAAATTCGAGGACTGGAGATACGTCATTATCGTGGTTACCCCTGAGGAGCCGAAATGA
- a CDS encoding M23 family metallopeptidase produces the protein MDVKSSVKHRREARIRELLEGGQHSLPPDKSWPALPGQVETVKPEAKEPEWTQNARPALPDRPSADTEPDPERLWKQQGYRGWYDSLDPGDAPNPPRRGSFLSGFVRRIVVSALLFGIVWGIFSMQQPWALRTQAFIIEGLSREMDFRAAQVWYEEHFGEAPSFIPIFGQTDEHSTKVNASTSLISPLEGRLVQSFAVDLKGIVLEAKGGSLSQRAVRSIETGRVLEVTEHPENGISVLIQHTGDRRAIYSRLAETGLKVNDWVQGGDTIGTLQPTDSGRPPTLYFVLKEGNRDVDPAEVMPLD, from the coding sequence ATGGACGTTAAATCCTCAGTGAAACATCGCAGGGAAGCCCGGATCCGGGAGCTGCTCGAGGGCGGGCAGCATTCGCTCCCGCCGGACAAGTCATGGCCGGCGCTGCCTGGACAAGTTGAGACGGTCAAGCCGGAAGCCAAAGAGCCCGAATGGACGCAGAACGCCAGACCCGCATTGCCTGATCGGCCTTCCGCCGATACGGAGCCGGATCCCGAGCGGCTCTGGAAGCAGCAGGGATATCGCGGCTGGTACGATTCTCTAGACCCCGGCGACGCTCCGAATCCGCCGCGAAGGGGCTCCTTTCTGTCCGGCTTTGTACGCCGGATCGTCGTGAGCGCGCTGCTGTTCGGCATCGTGTGGGGGATATTTTCCATGCAGCAGCCATGGGCTCTGCGAACGCAGGCCTTTATTATCGAAGGGCTAAGCCGTGAGATGGATTTCCGCGCGGCCCAGGTATGGTACGAAGAGCATTTTGGGGAAGCGCCGTCCTTTATTCCGATTTTCGGGCAAACCGATGAGCACTCAACCAAAGTAAATGCATCCACGTCGCTCATTTCTCCGCTGGAAGGTCGGCTGGTGCAATCCTTTGCCGTTGATCTGAAGGGAATCGTGCTGGAAGCCAAAGGAGGATCTTTATCCCAGCGAGCGGTTAGAAGCATTGAGACCGGCCGGGTACTGGAGGTGACAGAGCATCCAGAGAACGGGATCTCGGTCTTAATTCAGCATACGGGAGACCGGAGGGCGATTTACAGCCGACTGGCGGAGACCGGGCTGAAGGTCAATGACTGGGTGCAGGGCGGAGATACGATCGGTACCCTTCAGCCGACGGATTCGGGCCGTCCCCCGACGCTTTATTTTGTTCTCAAAGAGGGCAACCGGGACGTGGACCCTGCGGAAGTGATGCCGCTTGATTAA
- the minC gene encoding septum site-determining protein MinC, whose protein sequence is MAVKSNHVTIKGIKDGLVFLLDDQCELDELLQELRYKLEHSHQNILTGPIIHVDVKLGSRKVSEEEKQMILDILKQKGNLLIRNVESPPIEPETPPGSRLELMTGIVRSGQVLHHDGDLLFLGDVNPGGVITCTGDIYILGALRGTAHAGVDGNEEAIIAASYFAPTQLRISQMISRPPDEWETRETVMEFAYLKNGSMEIDKISNISRLGRDFNVFKGV, encoded by the coding sequence ATGGCTGTAAAATCCAATCATGTGACGATTAAGGGCATTAAGGATGGCCTGGTATTCCTGCTTGACGATCAGTGTGAGCTTGACGAGCTGCTCCAGGAGCTTAGGTATAAGCTGGAGCACAGTCACCAGAATATATTGACCGGACCGATCATTCATGTGGATGTAAAGCTGGGATCCCGTAAAGTATCCGAAGAAGAAAAACAGATGATTCTCGATATATTGAAGCAAAAAGGAAATCTTCTCATCCGCAATGTAGAATCCCCGCCGATCGAGCCGGAGACCCCTCCCGGCAGCCGGCTGGAGCTGATGACGGGAATCGTGCGATCAGGGCAGGTGCTGCACCATGATGGAGATCTCTTATTCCTGGGAGACGTCAATCCCGGCGGCGTCATTACGTGCACCGGCGATATATACATACTGGGCGCGCTGCGCGGAACCGCGCATGCCGGTGTGGACGGCAACGAAGAAGCGATTATAGCCGCTTCGTATTTTGCTCCTACCCAGCTCCGGATTTCTCAGATGATCAGCCGGCCGCCGGACGAATGGGAGACGCGCGAGACGGTCATGGAATTTGCTTATTTGAAGAACGGAAGCATGGAGATCGACAAGATCAGCAACATCTCACGTTTGGGTCGGGATTTTAATGTGTTTAAAGGGGTGTAG